A genomic stretch from Canis lupus familiaris isolate Mischka breed German Shepherd chromosome 15, alternate assembly UU_Cfam_GSD_1.0, whole genome shotgun sequence includes:
- the LOC119877023 gene encoding olfactory receptor 4M1: MYFLLANLAFLDIWYSSITAPKMLVDFFVERKRISFGGCIAQLFFLHFVGASEMFLLTVMAFDRYAAICRPLHYATIMNRRLCCILVALSWLGGFIHSIIQVVLIVRLPFCGPNELDSYFCDITQVVRIACANTFPEELVMIFSSGLISVVCFIALLMSYAFLLAMLRKHSGSGESTSRAMSTCYSHITIVVFMFGPSIYIYARPFDSFSLDKVVSVFHTVIFPLLNPIIYTLRNKEVKTAMRKLVNRYILCREVKDK, from the coding sequence ATGTATTTCCTGCTGGCTAACCTGGCCTTCCTTGACATTTGGTACTCCTCCATCACGGCCCCTAAAATGCTCGTAGACTTCTTTGTGGAAAGAAAGAGGATTTCTTTCGGTGGGTGCATTGCACAGCTCTTCTTTTTGCACTTCGTTGGGGCCTCCGAGATGTTCCTGCTCACAGTAATGGCCTTTGACCGCTATGCTGCTATCTGCCGCCCTCTCCACTATGCTACTATCATGAATCGACGTCTCTGCTGTATCCTGGTGGCTCTCTCCTGGTTGGGGGGCTTCATTCATTCTATAATACAAGTGGTCCTCATCGTCCGACTTCCCTTCTGCGGGCCCAATGAGTTAGACAGTTACTTCTGTGATATCACGCAGGTCGTCCGCATTGCCTGTGCCAATACCTTCCCCGAGGAGTTAGTGATGATTTTTAGCAGTGGTCTGATCTCTGTAGTATGCTTCATTGCTCTCCTAATGTCCTATGCCTTCCTCCTGGCCATGTTGAGGAAACACTCAGGCTCAGGTGAGAGTACCAGTCGGGCCATGTCCACCTGCTATTCCCACATCACGATTGTGGTGTTCATGTTTGGACCATCTATCTACATTTATGCTCGACCATTTGACTCGTTTTCCCTCGATAAGGTTGTGTCTGTGTTCCATACTGTGATATTCCCTTTACTTAATCCCATTATCTACACCttgagaaataaagaagtaaagaCGGCCATGAGGAAGTTGGTCAACAGATATATTTTATGTAGAGAAGTGAAAGATAAGTGA
- the OR4Q3 gene encoding olfactory receptor family 4 subfamily Q member 3 (The RefSeq protein has 3 substitutions compared to this genomic sequence): MKKSNDSKVTEFVLLGLSSSWELQLFLFFIFLLFYMTVVLGNLLIMVTVRADAHLLQSPMYYFLGHLSFIDLCLGCVTVPKMLRDFLQRGKIISFSGCLAQIYFLHFLGASEMFLLTVMAYDRYVAICNPLHYLTVMNRQLCFQLVFACWCGGFIHSITQVMLVIQLPFCGPNELDNFYCDVPQVIKLACMDTYVVEVLMVSNSGLLSLICFLVLLFSYAIILTTLRTRFRQGRSKALSTCASHLTVVSLIFVPCVFIYLRPFCSFSVDKVFSVFYTVITPMLNPLIYTLRNADMKTAMKKLRKKYAASFFHSKG; the protein is encoded by the coding sequence ATGAAAAAAAGCAATGATTCTAAGGTGACAGAATTTGTTCTTCTGGGCCTATCATCCTCCTGGGAGCTACAGCTGTTTCTCTTCCTaacattttccttgttttacatGACTGTTGTTCTGGGAAACCTGTTGATAATGGTAACAGTACGAGCTGATGCTCACCTGCTCCAATCTCCCATGTACTATTTTTTGGGTCATCTGTCTTTCATTGACCTATGCCTGGGCTGTGTTACCGTGCCCAAGATGTTAAGAGATTTTCTACAACGAGGCAAGATCATCTCTTTCTCAGGATGTTTGGCCCAGATCTACTTCCTGCACTTTCTGGGAGCCAGTGAGATGTTTCTGTTGACGGTCATGGCCTATGATAGGTATGTGGCCATATGTAATCCCTTGCACTACCTGACAGTCATGAACCGCCAGTTATGCTTTCAGTTGGTTTTTGCCTGTTGGTGTGGGGGTTTCATCCACTCTATCACACAGGTCATGCTGGTGATCCAGCTGCCCTTCTGTGGCCCCAATGAACTGGACAACTTCTACTGTGACGTCCCTCAGGTCATCAAGCTCGCGTGCATGGATACATATGTAGTAGAGGTGCTCATGGTCTCAAACAGTGGTCTGCTCTCTCTCATCTGTTTCTTGGTCTTGCTGTTCTCTTACGCCATCATCCTGACCACTCTGAGAACTCGCTTCCGCCAGGGCCGGAGCAAGGCACTCTCTACCTGTGCCTCTCACCTAACAGTGGTCAGCCTGATCTTTGTGCCATGTGTATTCATCTACCTGAGACCTTTCTGCAGCTTCTCTGTGGATAAGGTTTTCTCTGTCTTTTACACAGTGATCACACCTATGTTGAACCCTCTTATCTACACACTCAGAAATGCTGACATGAAGACAGCCAtgaaaaagctaagaaaaaagtATGCAGCATCCTTCTTCCATAGTAAAGGATGA